The Tripterygium wilfordii isolate XIE 37 chromosome 4, ASM1340144v1, whole genome shotgun sequence genome has a window encoding:
- the LOC119995830 gene encoding uncharacterized protein LOC119995830 isoform X2: MAFKSYFESGIPHNTSNMEDIQLNMNWEDVTCPICLDFPHNGVLLQCSSYEKGCHPFVCDTDHLHSNCLDRFKSAYGLSSPSASDATPTTHTQPIVLEGNCKPACPLCRGEIVGWIVIDKARLHLDEHKRCCEEEQCAFMGTYLELKKHAEVVHPNARPSRIDPARQLDWENFQRSSEVIDVLSTIHSEVPRGVVLGDYVIEYGGDDSGDEFEDFPGDEGNWWTSCILYQVFDNFRNSRNRRRSRVADSRRGSRRSSYDASNSDEGSVASVEFAEYRVEETDDEFMRTRGPSGGNSVHRRCN, encoded by the exons ATGGCATTCAAGTCTTATTTCGAGAGTGGTATCCCACACAATACTTCCAATATGGAAGATATTCAGTTGAATATGAACTGGGAAGATGTAACCTGCCCCATATGCTTGGATTTCCCCCACAATGGTGTTCTCCTTCAATGCTCATCTTATGAGAAAGGATGCCATCCTTTTGTCTGTGATACAGACCATTTGCACTCTAATTGCTTGGATCGTTTTAAAAGTGCATATGGCCTGTCATCTCCTTCAGCTTCTGATGCAACTCCCACAACACACACTCAGCCTATAGTGTTGGAAGGCAACTGCAAACCAGCTTGCCCATTGTGTAGAGGGGAAATTGTTGGCTGGATAGTCATTGATAAAGCTCGCCTTCATCTGGATGAGCATAAGCGTTGTTGTGAAGAGGAACAATGTGCATTTATGGGAACTTACCTGGAACTTAAGAAACATGCTGAAGTGGTGCACCCCAATGCCCGTCCTTCGAGAATAGACCCAGCGAGGCAGCTTGACTGGGAAAATTTCCAGCGATCTTCAGAAGTCATAGATGTTTTGAGCACTATTCATTCAGAAGTTCCACGTGGAGTGGTTTTGGGGGACTATGTGATTGAATATGGGGGCGATGACTCTGGAGATGAGTTTGAGGATTTCCCTGGTGATGAAGGTAACTGGTGGACCTCCTGTATCTTGTATCAGGTATTTGATAACTTTAGGAATTCTAGAAACAGAAGAAGATCAAGAGTTGCTGATTCAAGAAGGGGAAGTCGACGCTCCAGTTATGATGCTTCGAATTCAGATGAAGGTTCAGTTGCATCTGTAGAGTTTGCTGAGTATAGAGTGGAAGAGACTGATGATGAGTTTATGCGTACGAGAGGCCCTTCAGGGGGTAACTCCGTTCATCGAAG GTGTAACTAA
- the LOC119997406 gene encoding HBS1-like protein isoform X2 — protein sequence MPRKVSYDVGYDDDDYNDYEGYDDCFELEQTGEHRSKQEKRSHGVWHCAICTYDNEESLSVCDICGVIRNPLLNIDSNGDKGSAPFKFDVPSPDDLVSDGLHRSKTGSKLSLQSNAKKLDSSSVLNRKDNVVGESSSTYGVVNKQSCEKSLEGSSLLVPKSKRDILDYSSYSISGDESHDLINNLSNISLKNKSGKSNKVDPGKANSRVHYQPEKWMFPSKAQDDLTQLNLAIVGHVDSGKSTLSGRLLHLLERITQKQMHKYEKDAELQGKGSFAYAWALDESSEERERGITMTVAVAYFDTRTYHVVVLDSPGHKDFVPNMISGTTQADAAILVIDASFGAFEAGMDVTKGQTREHAQLIRSFGIDQIIVAVNKMDAVDYSKDQFDLIKLQLGAFLHSCNFKKSSVTWMPLSVMENQNLVAAPSEVRLLSWYRGPCLLDAIDFLQPPSRDLSKPLLMPICDVIKLPTMGQESACGKLETGVLRSGSKILVMPSGIVGSVHSLERDSQACGIARPGDNIAVSLQGIDGGGLVMAGGVLCHPDFPVAVAKHLELKILVLEIATPILIATQLEFHMHHAKDAARVTRILSLLDPKTGKEKKKGPRCLLAKQNAIIGVILNEPVCVEEFSNCRALGRVCLRALGRTVALGIVTRVVEEQE from the exons ATGCCTCGTAAAGTGAGCTATGATGTCggttatgatgatgatgactacAATGACTATGAAGGCTACGACGATTGCTTTGAATTAGAACAAACGG GGGAACATCGATCTAAGCAGGAAAAGAGAAGTCATGGCGTATGGCATTGCGCCATTTGCACCTATGATAATGAGGAGAGCTTGTCTGTATGTGATATCTGTGGGGTTATTCGTAATCCTTTGTTAAACATTGACAGCAACGGTGATAAAGGATCAG CTCCCTTCAAGTTTGATGTTCCATCTCCAGATGATTTGGTTTCTGATGGATTGCATCGCTCCAAAACAGGTTCAAAAT TATCACTGCAATCAAATGCCAAAAAGTTAGATAGTTCTTCTGTGCTGAACAGGAAAGATAATGTTGTGGGTGAGAGCAGTTCTACTTATGGCGTAGTTAATAAACAGTCATGTGAAAAATCATTAGAGGGATCATCTTTGTTGGTGCCTAAGAGCAAGCGTGATATTCTGGACTACAGCAGTTATTCGATCAGTGGGGATGAGTCACATGATCTTATCAATAATCTTAGCAATATatctttgaaaaataaatctggAAAGTCAAATAAAGTTGATCCTGGAAAAGCCAACTCACGTGTGCATTATCAACCTGAAAAATGGATGTTCCCGAGCAAAGCACAAGACGATTTAACTCAACTAAATCTTGCAATT GTTGGCCATGTTGATTCTGGAAAATCAACACTTTCGGGCAGGCTGCTACATCTTCTGGAAAGAATAACTCAAAAACAAATGCACAAGTATGAAAAAGACGCTGAATTGCAG GGTAAAGGGTCCTTTGCTTACGCATGGGCATTGGATGAGAGCagtgaagaaagagagaggggaaTAACCATGACGGTGGCTGTTGCTTATTTTGATACGAGGACGTACCATGTTGTTGTGCTTGATTCTCCTGGCCACAAGGATTTTGTTCCAAACATGATATCTGGGACAACACAAGCTGATGCTGCCATTCTTGTGATCGATGCCTCATTTGGTGCATTTGAAGCTGGTATGGATGTTACGAAGGGGCAAACAAGGGAGCATGCACAACTCATCAGAAGCTTTGGTATTGATCAAATTATAGTTGCAGTCAACAAAATGGATGCTGTGGATTACAGCAAGGATCAGTTTGATTTAATCAAACTGCAACTGGGAGCATTTCTTCATTCTTGTAATTTCAAGAAATCTTCTGTGACATGGATGCCATTGAGTGTGATGGAAAATCAAAATCTAGTGGCAGCTCCTTCCGAAGTTCGTCTATTATCCTG GTATCGGGGACCTTGTTTGTTGGATGCAATTGATTTTCTCCAACCTCCTTCACGGGATCTCTCGAAACCTTTACTTATGCCCATATGTGATGTTATCAAGTTACCTACAATGGGCCAAGAGTCTGCATGTGGTAAATTGGAAACTGGAGTCCTTCGAAGTGGATCAAAG ATTTTGGTTATGCCATCTGGAATTGTAGGAAGTGTGCATTCCCTGGAGCGTGACTCTCAGGCTTGTGGTATTGCAAGACCTGGAGATAACATAGCTGTCAGTCTGCAGGGCATTGATGGAGGAGGTCTTGTGATGGCTGGAGGTGTTTTATGTCATCCTGATTTCCCAGTTGCGGTTGCAAAACATTTGGAGTTGAAGATTCTTGTTTTAGAGATTGCCACCCCGATTTTGATTGCGACCCAG TTGGAATTTCACATGCATCATGCAAAGGACGCTGCAAGGGTGACAAGGATACTGTCGTTACTTGATCCAAAAACtggcaaagaaaagaagaagggaCCCCGCTGTCTTTTGGCTAAGCAGAATGCCATAATTGGG GTCATTTTGAACGAACCAGTTTGCGTCGAAGAGTTCTCGAATTGCAGAGCTCTTGGAAGAGTTTGTTTACGAGCATTAGGTAGAActgttgccttaggaattgtAACCCGAGTTGTTGAAGAGCAGGAATAA
- the LOC119997406 gene encoding HBS1-like protein isoform X1 translates to MPFPFAVEVSFVYEWTMPRKVSYDVGYDDDDYNDYEGYDDCFELEQTGEHRSKQEKRSHGVWHCAICTYDNEESLSVCDICGVIRNPLLNIDSNGDKGSAPFKFDVPSPDDLVSDGLHRSKTGSKLSLQSNAKKLDSSSVLNRKDNVVGESSSTYGVVNKQSCEKSLEGSSLLVPKSKRDILDYSSYSISGDESHDLINNLSNISLKNKSGKSNKVDPGKANSRVHYQPEKWMFPSKAQDDLTQLNLAIVGHVDSGKSTLSGRLLHLLERITQKQMHKYEKDAELQGKGSFAYAWALDESSEERERGITMTVAVAYFDTRTYHVVVLDSPGHKDFVPNMISGTTQADAAILVIDASFGAFEAGMDVTKGQTREHAQLIRSFGIDQIIVAVNKMDAVDYSKDQFDLIKLQLGAFLHSCNFKKSSVTWMPLSVMENQNLVAAPSEVRLLSWYRGPCLLDAIDFLQPPSRDLSKPLLMPICDVIKLPTMGQESACGKLETGVLRSGSKILVMPSGIVGSVHSLERDSQACGIARPGDNIAVSLQGIDGGGLVMAGGVLCHPDFPVAVAKHLELKILVLEIATPILIATQLEFHMHHAKDAARVTRILSLLDPKTGKEKKKGPRCLLAKQNAIIGVILNEPVCVEEFSNCRALGRVCLRALGRTVALGIVTRVVEEQE, encoded by the exons ATGCCGTTTCCTTTTGCAGTTGAGGTCTCCTTCGTTTATGAATG gACCATGCCTCGTAAAGTGAGCTATGATGTCggttatgatgatgatgactacAATGACTATGAAGGCTACGACGATTGCTTTGAATTAGAACAAACGG GGGAACATCGATCTAAGCAGGAAAAGAGAAGTCATGGCGTATGGCATTGCGCCATTTGCACCTATGATAATGAGGAGAGCTTGTCTGTATGTGATATCTGTGGGGTTATTCGTAATCCTTTGTTAAACATTGACAGCAACGGTGATAAAGGATCAG CTCCCTTCAAGTTTGATGTTCCATCTCCAGATGATTTGGTTTCTGATGGATTGCATCGCTCCAAAACAGGTTCAAAAT TATCACTGCAATCAAATGCCAAAAAGTTAGATAGTTCTTCTGTGCTGAACAGGAAAGATAATGTTGTGGGTGAGAGCAGTTCTACTTATGGCGTAGTTAATAAACAGTCATGTGAAAAATCATTAGAGGGATCATCTTTGTTGGTGCCTAAGAGCAAGCGTGATATTCTGGACTACAGCAGTTATTCGATCAGTGGGGATGAGTCACATGATCTTATCAATAATCTTAGCAATATatctttgaaaaataaatctggAAAGTCAAATAAAGTTGATCCTGGAAAAGCCAACTCACGTGTGCATTATCAACCTGAAAAATGGATGTTCCCGAGCAAAGCACAAGACGATTTAACTCAACTAAATCTTGCAATT GTTGGCCATGTTGATTCTGGAAAATCAACACTTTCGGGCAGGCTGCTACATCTTCTGGAAAGAATAACTCAAAAACAAATGCACAAGTATGAAAAAGACGCTGAATTGCAG GGTAAAGGGTCCTTTGCTTACGCATGGGCATTGGATGAGAGCagtgaagaaagagagaggggaaTAACCATGACGGTGGCTGTTGCTTATTTTGATACGAGGACGTACCATGTTGTTGTGCTTGATTCTCCTGGCCACAAGGATTTTGTTCCAAACATGATATCTGGGACAACACAAGCTGATGCTGCCATTCTTGTGATCGATGCCTCATTTGGTGCATTTGAAGCTGGTATGGATGTTACGAAGGGGCAAACAAGGGAGCATGCACAACTCATCAGAAGCTTTGGTATTGATCAAATTATAGTTGCAGTCAACAAAATGGATGCTGTGGATTACAGCAAGGATCAGTTTGATTTAATCAAACTGCAACTGGGAGCATTTCTTCATTCTTGTAATTTCAAGAAATCTTCTGTGACATGGATGCCATTGAGTGTGATGGAAAATCAAAATCTAGTGGCAGCTCCTTCCGAAGTTCGTCTATTATCCTG GTATCGGGGACCTTGTTTGTTGGATGCAATTGATTTTCTCCAACCTCCTTCACGGGATCTCTCGAAACCTTTACTTATGCCCATATGTGATGTTATCAAGTTACCTACAATGGGCCAAGAGTCTGCATGTGGTAAATTGGAAACTGGAGTCCTTCGAAGTGGATCAAAG ATTTTGGTTATGCCATCTGGAATTGTAGGAAGTGTGCATTCCCTGGAGCGTGACTCTCAGGCTTGTGGTATTGCAAGACCTGGAGATAACATAGCTGTCAGTCTGCAGGGCATTGATGGAGGAGGTCTTGTGATGGCTGGAGGTGTTTTATGTCATCCTGATTTCCCAGTTGCGGTTGCAAAACATTTGGAGTTGAAGATTCTTGTTTTAGAGATTGCCACCCCGATTTTGATTGCGACCCAG TTGGAATTTCACATGCATCATGCAAAGGACGCTGCAAGGGTGACAAGGATACTGTCGTTACTTGATCCAAAAACtggcaaagaaaagaagaagggaCCCCGCTGTCTTTTGGCTAAGCAGAATGCCATAATTGGG GTCATTTTGAACGAACCAGTTTGCGTCGAAGAGTTCTCGAATTGCAGAGCTCTTGGAAGAGTTTGTTTACGAGCATTAGGTAGAActgttgccttaggaattgtAACCCGAGTTGTTGAAGAGCAGGAATAA
- the LOC119996055 gene encoding uncharacterized protein LOC119996055, which translates to MSESPLQEIVEEDNVSQTSDDNDVDFDIVDVPVEDDGVDEVEAQAYIDVGVEADPSLNEYINDQNRDEELYDPIFDSVRGLSDDELDEDELRSIPSEVDSDVNDLDGGNHFPAYIPLKDMGNFNWEIGMVFNSRQQFVEAVSTYAVYCGRRMKWDKLDHTRARVICYSSCKFMLYASKITNEETWQLKSANIVHSCTRSQKVRMLNSSWLVIKLVPMLRRNPKLKLREIIMKVQDKYVASISLGLAARAKKKAMDVVQGGHKLQFKRLHDFCGEVLRSNPGSSCSVSAISNLYDAPSRTLMPVFENIYICLEACKKSFASCRPIIGIDGCFLKGVYGGQLLTAVGRDPNDQMLPIAFAVVDKETRATWRWFLGRLLEDIGSHRENRWTFVSDQQKGLGLVLDEDLQGVDHRFCVRHMYQNFKKVFPGLQLKELMWRAARATYPQEWLRVMREIEQVNNSAFARLMGTEPRFWTRSHFNGHPKCDTLVNNMSETFNSVILAAREMPIASMLEAIINYLMSRWADNREKIQSFKGIVLPRIQKRLDRNWNDSGRWIARWAGRGKFGVTNMQDTFTVDLDEKECSCRLWDLTGIPCSHAISCINFKEESVESYVPSCFKKDAYELCYWPLILPMNGPKLWENTGMPDILPPPICKKRGRPKKKRRLGEVALQTYHLLLQLRLKKWGQTTI; encoded by the exons ATGAGTGAATCTCCTCTTCAAGAAATTGTCGAAGAAGACAACGTTAGTCAGACGTCCGACGACAATGATGTCGATTTTGACATTGTCGATGTCCCTGTGGAAGACGACGGTGTTGACGAAGTTGAAGCTCAAGCATACATTGATGTTGGTGTTGAGGCAGATCCATCACTGAATGAATATATCAATGATCAAAATCGAGATGAAGAGTTATATGATCCTATCTTTGACTCAGTAAGGGGACTCAGTGATGATGAATTAGATGAAGATGAATTGAGAAGTATACCTAGTGAAGTCGATAGTGATGTAAATGACCTGGATGGTGGCAATCATTTTCCTGCATACATTCCTCTCAAAGATATGGGTAATTTCAACTGGGAAATTGGCATGGTTTTTAACTCTAGGCAACAATTTGTTGAAGCTGTATCAACATATGCAGTTTATTGTGGAAGAAGAATGAAGTGGGACAAGTTGGACCATACAAGGGCTAGAGTAATTTGTTATTCTTCATGCAAGTTTATGTTATATGCGTCGAAGATCACAAATGAGGAAACTTGGCAATTGAAATCTGCTAACATTGTTCATAGCTGTACGAGGAGTCAAAAGGTTAGGATGTTGAATTCAAGTTGGCTTGTAATTAAATTAGTTCCTATGTTGAGGAGGAACCCCAAATTGAAGTTGAGAGAAATAATTATGAAGGTTCAAGACAAATATGTGGCAAGTATTAGTCTTGGTCTTGCTGCCAGAGCAAAGAAAAAGGCTATGGATGTAGTTCAAGGGGGTCATaaattacaattcaaaaggCTGCATGATttctgtggtgaggtgctgaGATCAAATCCTGGAAGCTCATGTAGTGTATCTGCAATTTCAAATCTTTATGATGCACCATCAAGAACTTTGATGCCAGTGtttgaaaatatatacatatgtctaGAAGCATGTAAAAAATCGTTTGCTTCTTGCAGGCCAATAATAGGAATAGATGGTTGTTTCCTTAAAGGAGTTTATGGAGGGCAATTGCTTACTGCAGTTGGTAGGGACCCTAACGATCAAATGCTCCCTATTGCTTTTGCTGTAGTTGACAAAGAAACTAGGGCAACATGGAGATGGTTTCTTGGAAGACTACTTGAAGATATTGGGTCACACAGAGAGAATAGATGGACTTTTGTTAGTGACCAACAAAAG GGACTAGGTTTAGTTCTGGACGAAGACCTACAAGGTGTGGACCACAGATTCTGTGTTAGACACATGTATCAAAATTTCAAGAAAGTCTTCCCAGGGCTGCAGTTGAAAGAGCTAATGTGGAGGGCTGCTAGGGCAACATATCCACAAGAGTGGCTTAGAGTCATGAGAGAAATAGAACAAGTCAACAATAGTGCTTTTGCAAGACTCATGGGTACTGAACCTAGATTCTGGACCAGATCCCATTTTAATGGACACCCTAAGTGTGATACTTTGGTAAACAATATGTCTGAGACATTCAATAGTGTCATTCTGGCTGCAAGAGAGATGCCTATTGCTTCAATGTTGGAAGCAATAATTAATTATCTTATGTCTAGATGGGCTGATAATAGAGAAAAGATTCAGAGTTTTAAAGGTATTGTTCTGCCTAGGATACAGAAGAGGCTTGATAGGAATTGGAATGATAGTGGCAGATGGATTGCAAGGTGGGCAGGAAGAGGAAAATTTGGGGTGACTAACATGCAAGATACATTCACTGTTGATTTAGATGAGAAAGAGTGTAGTTGCAGATTATGGGACTTGACAGGCATTCCATGTAGTCATGCAATTAGTTGTATAAATTTCAAAGAAGAAAGTGTTGAGAGTTATGTACCGTCATGCTTCAAGAAGGATGCATATGAACTTTGTTATTGGCCACTTATTCTGCCAATGAATGGCCCTAAATTATGGGAAAACACTGGTATGCCTGATATATTGCCTCCACCAATCTGTAAAAAACGTGGgagaccaaagaagaaaaggagactAG GAGAGGTTGCTCTACAGACataccatcttcttcttcaactcaGATTGAAGAAATGGGGGCAGACAACAATATAG
- the LOC119995830 gene encoding uncharacterized protein LOC119995830 isoform X1 gives MAFKSYFESGIPHNTSNMEDIQLNMNWEDVTCPICLDFPHNGVLLQCSSYEKGCHPFVCDTDHLHSNCLDRFKSAYGLSSPSASDATPTTHTQPIVLEGNCKPACPLCRGEIVGWIVIDKARLHLDEHKRCCEEEQCAFMGTYLELKKHAEVVHPNARPSRIDPARQLDWENFQRSSEVIDVLSTIHSEVPRGVVLGDYVIEYGGDDSGDEFEDFPGDEGNWWTSCILYQVFDNFRNSRNRRRSRVADSRRGSRRSSYDASNSDEGSVASVEFAEYRVEETDDEFMRTRGPSGGNSVHRSSRRRRSRLYGI, from the exons ATGGCATTCAAGTCTTATTTCGAGAGTGGTATCCCACACAATACTTCCAATATGGAAGATATTCAGTTGAATATGAACTGGGAAGATGTAACCTGCCCCATATGCTTGGATTTCCCCCACAATGGTGTTCTCCTTCAATGCTCATCTTATGAGAAAGGATGCCATCCTTTTGTCTGTGATACAGACCATTTGCACTCTAATTGCTTGGATCGTTTTAAAAGTGCATATGGCCTGTCATCTCCTTCAGCTTCTGATGCAACTCCCACAACACACACTCAGCCTATAGTGTTGGAAGGCAACTGCAAACCAGCTTGCCCATTGTGTAGAGGGGAAATTGTTGGCTGGATAGTCATTGATAAAGCTCGCCTTCATCTGGATGAGCATAAGCGTTGTTGTGAAGAGGAACAATGTGCATTTATGGGAACTTACCTGGAACTTAAGAAACATGCTGAAGTGGTGCACCCCAATGCCCGTCCTTCGAGAATAGACCCAGCGAGGCAGCTTGACTGGGAAAATTTCCAGCGATCTTCAGAAGTCATAGATGTTTTGAGCACTATTCATTCAGAAGTTCCACGTGGAGTGGTTTTGGGGGACTATGTGATTGAATATGGGGGCGATGACTCTGGAGATGAGTTTGAGGATTTCCCTGGTGATGAAGGTAACTGGTGGACCTCCTGTATCTTGTATCAGGTATTTGATAACTTTAGGAATTCTAGAAACAGAAGAAGATCAAGAGTTGCTGATTCAAGAAGGGGAAGTCGACGCTCCAGTTATGATGCTTCGAATTCAGATGAAGGTTCAGTTGCATCTGTAGAGTTTGCTGAGTATAGAGTGGAAGAGACTGATGATGAGTTTATGCGTACGAGAGGCCCTTCAGGGGGTAACTCCGTTCATCGAAG TTCGCGGAGACGTCGATCTCGCCTCTATGGAATTTAG
- the LOC119997406 gene encoding HBS1-like protein isoform X3, translated as MPFPFAVEVSFVYEWTMPRKVSYDVGYDDDDYNDYEGYDDCFELEQTGEHRSKQEKRSHGVWHCAICTYDNEESLSVCDICGVIRNPLLNIDSNGDKGSAPFKFDVPSPDDLVSDGLHRSKTGSKLSLQSNAKKLDSSSVLNRKDNVVGESSSTYGVVNKQSCEKSLEGSSLLVPKSKRDILDYSSYSISGDESHDLINNLSNISLKNKSGKSNKVDPGKANSRVHYQPEKWMFPSKAQDDLTQLNLAIVGHVDSGKSTLSGRLLHLLERITQKQMHKYEKDAELQGKGSFAYAWALDESSEERERGITMTVAVAYFDTRTYHVVVLDSPGHKDFVPNMISGTTQADAAILVIDASFGAFEAGMDVTKGQTREHAQLIRSFGIDQIIVAVNKMDAVDYSKDQFDLIKLQLGAFLHSCNFKKSSVTWMPLSVMENQNLVAAPSEVRLLSWYRGPCLLDAIDFLQPPSRDLSKPLLMPICDVIKLPTMGQESACGKLETGVLRSGSKGIDGGGLVMAGGVLCHPDFPVAVAKHLELKILVLEIATPILIATQLEFHMHHAKDAARVTRILSLLDPKTGKEKKKGPRCLLAKQNAIIGVILNEPVCVEEFSNCRALGRVCLRALGRTVALGIVTRVVEEQE; from the exons ATGCCGTTTCCTTTTGCAGTTGAGGTCTCCTTCGTTTATGAATG gACCATGCCTCGTAAAGTGAGCTATGATGTCggttatgatgatgatgactacAATGACTATGAAGGCTACGACGATTGCTTTGAATTAGAACAAACGG GGGAACATCGATCTAAGCAGGAAAAGAGAAGTCATGGCGTATGGCATTGCGCCATTTGCACCTATGATAATGAGGAGAGCTTGTCTGTATGTGATATCTGTGGGGTTATTCGTAATCCTTTGTTAAACATTGACAGCAACGGTGATAAAGGATCAG CTCCCTTCAAGTTTGATGTTCCATCTCCAGATGATTTGGTTTCTGATGGATTGCATCGCTCCAAAACAGGTTCAAAAT TATCACTGCAATCAAATGCCAAAAAGTTAGATAGTTCTTCTGTGCTGAACAGGAAAGATAATGTTGTGGGTGAGAGCAGTTCTACTTATGGCGTAGTTAATAAACAGTCATGTGAAAAATCATTAGAGGGATCATCTTTGTTGGTGCCTAAGAGCAAGCGTGATATTCTGGACTACAGCAGTTATTCGATCAGTGGGGATGAGTCACATGATCTTATCAATAATCTTAGCAATATatctttgaaaaataaatctggAAAGTCAAATAAAGTTGATCCTGGAAAAGCCAACTCACGTGTGCATTATCAACCTGAAAAATGGATGTTCCCGAGCAAAGCACAAGACGATTTAACTCAACTAAATCTTGCAATT GTTGGCCATGTTGATTCTGGAAAATCAACACTTTCGGGCAGGCTGCTACATCTTCTGGAAAGAATAACTCAAAAACAAATGCACAAGTATGAAAAAGACGCTGAATTGCAG GGTAAAGGGTCCTTTGCTTACGCATGGGCATTGGATGAGAGCagtgaagaaagagagaggggaaTAACCATGACGGTGGCTGTTGCTTATTTTGATACGAGGACGTACCATGTTGTTGTGCTTGATTCTCCTGGCCACAAGGATTTTGTTCCAAACATGATATCTGGGACAACACAAGCTGATGCTGCCATTCTTGTGATCGATGCCTCATTTGGTGCATTTGAAGCTGGTATGGATGTTACGAAGGGGCAAACAAGGGAGCATGCACAACTCATCAGAAGCTTTGGTATTGATCAAATTATAGTTGCAGTCAACAAAATGGATGCTGTGGATTACAGCAAGGATCAGTTTGATTTAATCAAACTGCAACTGGGAGCATTTCTTCATTCTTGTAATTTCAAGAAATCTTCTGTGACATGGATGCCATTGAGTGTGATGGAAAATCAAAATCTAGTGGCAGCTCCTTCCGAAGTTCGTCTATTATCCTG GTATCGGGGACCTTGTTTGTTGGATGCAATTGATTTTCTCCAACCTCCTTCACGGGATCTCTCGAAACCTTTACTTATGCCCATATGTGATGTTATCAAGTTACCTACAATGGGCCAAGAGTCTGCATGTGGTAAATTGGAAACTGGAGTCCTTCGAAGTGGATCAAAG GGCATTGATGGAGGAGGTCTTGTGATGGCTGGAGGTGTTTTATGTCATCCTGATTTCCCAGTTGCGGTTGCAAAACATTTGGAGTTGAAGATTCTTGTTTTAGAGATTGCCACCCCGATTTTGATTGCGACCCAG TTGGAATTTCACATGCATCATGCAAAGGACGCTGCAAGGGTGACAAGGATACTGTCGTTACTTGATCCAAAAACtggcaaagaaaagaagaagggaCCCCGCTGTCTTTTGGCTAAGCAGAATGCCATAATTGGG GTCATTTTGAACGAACCAGTTTGCGTCGAAGAGTTCTCGAATTGCAGAGCTCTTGGAAGAGTTTGTTTACGAGCATTAGGTAGAActgttgccttaggaattgtAACCCGAGTTGTTGAAGAGCAGGAATAA